Part of the Anaerolineae bacterium genome, TAATACGGCCGGGCAGCGCGGCGGCGGGGTGTATGTTTATCAATCTGCTGCCGCCTTCACTCAGACCAACGGCAGCCTCATTGCCTACAACCACGTCACTGGCTCAGGAGGCTTTAATGGCGGCGGCGGGGTGTACGTCAGCAATGGCAGCGCGATGTTGAATGGCGGGCAAATCTTCAGCAACACGGCCAATGACAACGGCGGCGGGGTGTATGCCCTCTTCGGTAGCGCGGTATTGGCCGGGGGACAAATCTTCAGCAACACCGCCAACAACAATGGCGGCGGGGTGTACGTTTACGAGGGCAACACAATGCTGAGTGGATCAGAAATTCGCGGCAACAAAGCCAACTCTGGCGGCGGGGTGTATGTTGATGAATCTGCTGCCGTCTTCACCCAAACCGGCGACAGTGAGATAGCCTACAACTCTGGCCAGGCCGCAACCGGCGGCGGGGGACTGTACATTGATGAGGGCAGCGCGACATTGAGTGGCGGGCAAATCCACCACAACAACACCGCCGGCAACGGCGGCGGGGTGCATATCCATGACGGTAACGCCACGTTGAACGGGGGACAGATTCGCAGCAACACCGCCAGCAATGACGGAGGCGGGGTGTATATTTTCGGTAGCGCGGCCGCCTTCACCCAGACTGGCACCGGCCTCATCGCGCACAACATAAGTACCGCCAACGGCGGCGGCGTATACGTAGACAACGGTAGGGCCACCCTGGCCGGGGGACAGATCCTCGACAACAACGCCATTGACGGCGGCGGCGTATACGTAGACGCGGGCAGCACAATGCTAAGTGGGTCGGAAATCCTCAATAACACCGCCAGCAGTGAGGGCGGCGGGGTGTACGTTTACCAGGGCCAAGCTACCTTAAGCGGCGGGCAAATCTTCAGCAACACCGCCCGCTTTGGTGGCGGGGTGCATGTAGAATCCGTTTCTGCCGTCTTCACCCAGACGGGTATCACCACCATCGCCCATAACACAGCCAGCGACGACGGTGGGGGCGTGTTTGTTGCTTCCGGCAGCGCAAGCTTGAGCGAGGGATCAATTCGCAACAACAACGCCTCGGGAGGGCTTGGAGGTGGCGTATACGTGCAAAACAGCGCAGCTAAGATGAATGTGAACAAAGAACAAATTATCAACAATACGGCCTATGACGCCGGTGGGGGCATCTATCATAACCATGGCACGCTGACCCTGGTCAATACCACTGTCAGCGGGAACAGAGCTACCAGAAAAACTATTCCTCTTAGTCAGGGCGGCGGTCTCTACGTGGTTGACGGTACAGTCGTACTGACCTACAATACCATTGTCAGCAACACGGCCGCCAGTGGGGGACGAGGTATCCACAGGACGGGTGGTTCGGTTCTGTTGCAAGATACCATTGTTGCCTACCACAGCGTGGCCAACTGCTATCCCGGTTCCGGGCCTGGACTAACCTCTAACGGCTACAATCTGGACAGTGGCGCCACCTGCGTCCTCAACTTCACCGGCGATATCACCAATGCCGACCCCTTACTCGGTCCGCTGGCCGATAACGGCGGCAACACCCTCACCCACGCCCTGCTGGAGGGCAGCCCGGCCATTGACCAGGGTGTTTGCGTGGCCGGGGTTGACGCCGACCAGCGCGGAGTAAGCCGCCCCAAAGGAACCACCTGCGATATTGGCGCTTTTGAGGTTGAGCCTGCAATAGGGCCAGCAACAGAGGCAGTTTATCTGCCCATTATTATTCGAAATTAGTTAAATTTAGAAAGGAAACCCAAAAATGCCAAAGCTATGCAAAACAGATATTGCTTCTTCAGCAGATTTAAAAGTGTTTGTCACCGATATTCGCTCGGAGGCCGACCTGGTGGTTTACGAAACCAGCGACGCCTGGGCGGCCACCGAAAGCCAGATTTGGTGCTACACCGACATCCAAAACGAAGCGGATAAGATTGTCTATTTTGCCGACTCCCAATTTGAGGCCGATCTGGTCATCTACAAAACAGACATTCAATCGGACGCTGGTTGGCTGAACAGCAACAAGTCAGATCTGTTGTAGAGACTCAAACCCAACAATCTGTCATTTACTCCCCAAGGGGCGGTTGAGGTCGCCCCTTTTCTTTTGCAACCAAATTCTCCTTACGGCCGCTCAACAACCAAATGATCACACAACTTAGCACCAATACTACCGTCACCGCCAGGCCGCCCTCCGGGCCAAAGGGACCGCCGGTAACAATATCGGGGCCAACTTCCATCAAATCAAATAGGGTTCCACCCGGCACATTTCCCCCACTCACTTCAAAGCCAAGCAAGTTGCCCTGCGCCCAATTCCAGGCGGTGTGCAGACTAAAAACCCCCCACAGGCCGCCTTCGTAAAGGGCATAGAGGGCGGCAAAAAGGCCAAAAAGAAATAGATTCAAAATAGCCACCGGGTTGAGGTTAGGATTTAAGGAGTGAAAAACGGCAAAAATAACAGAAGAAATGATCACGCCCAGTGCCGGCCTGTACCGCGCCCCCAGCACCGGCAGTAGCCAGCCCCGGGTCAGCGCCTCTTCGGCCGAACCCTGCACCACCCAGCCCAGGAAAACCAGTAAGACTCCCCCCAATGCGGCCAGTCCCTGTGGCTGCGAGCTACTGCCTTCTTCAATAGCAATATACCCAAAAACCGCTGAAACACCTACCGAAGCAATAAACATTAGCAGACCCACCAGCAACCCCCGCAGGTATCTTTGACCAGCCCCAGGCCGCGCCAGGCCAATTGTCCAGAAGGGACGTTTTTCAAACAAGGCCAGCCAAGCCCACAACAGCAAAAAAATCGGCCCAAAAGAAAAGACCAGATAAATAGTCTGCTCCAATGCCGTGTTGGGCAGGAGAAGATTGAGCAACGCTTGCTGATTGCCGCCGGCTAATATTTTCTCCACCCCTGCCGCCGATACCTCGCCGGTGGCAATGGATAACCCTACAATGATGATGAGGGCCAGTATGCCGCCGCCAAAACCCCCTACTAATACAAAAACAAAACTGAGAACAGTAGCCACGATGAGATGCGGCAATCGCTTGCCGGAACAGGCCAGTTCAAATAGCCGGTTTTTTGAATCAAGCAGATATTTCATTAATAATCCTTCTCTGCACGCTCTCTTAGAGTGGTCAAATCAGTCTTCAACGGAGAAATTTCTTCAAACAGAAAGGGCTATCCCAATTTTTCCGAAGTGTGATTATACCCTCCTTCGTCGGAAACAAAAAAATTCCTTTCCAAAACAGG contains:
- a CDS encoding CPBP family intramembrane metalloprotease, whose translation is MKYLLDSKNRLFELACSGKRLPHLIVATVLSFVFVLVGGFGGGILALIIIVGLSIATGEVSAAGVEKILAGGNQQALLNLLLPNTALEQTIYLVFSFGPIFLLLWAWLALFEKRPFWTIGLARPGAGQRYLRGLLVGLLMFIASVGVSAVFGYIAIEEGSSSQPQGLAALGGVLLVFLGWVVQGSAEEALTRGWLLPVLGARYRPALGVIISSVIFAVFHSLNPNLNPVAILNLFLFGLFAALYALYEGGLWGVFSLHTAWNWAQGNLLGFEVSGGNVPGGTLFDLMEVGPDIVTGGPFGPEGGLAVTVVLVLSCVIIWLLSGRKENLVAKEKGRPQPPLGE